A segment of the Lycium barbarum isolate Lr01 chromosome 7, ASM1917538v2, whole genome shotgun sequence genome:
TTACCACCTGTAATAGCCTTTATAACATTACAACCAAAAACTGCCTCATAAATACATGACAAAGAAAACTCAAACACTACCAAGCACAGCTGTAAAATCacttgaaaaataatttgaaaactTAGTATAGTAAACTAAAAAACACTAAGCTAAAacttgaaggaaaaaaaattgatCATCTATACTAATTTACTCTTGCAGGTCATCAATTTGATACACAAGATGGCTAAATGTGTATTGAGATACTATTAACCTTCCAAATATTTCACCTATCTGAAAAAAAGTGATTATAAAGATTTCAAACAAAACAAAAGACTAGAGATTTGATGAGAAAGAAGAGTGTACAACTTTGTTTTGTCTTCCCATAAGCCAAAGAAGTGTTCTTCTTGCAAAAGATGGTGTTTTTGGTTGACATTCCAATGTATTGCAACATTGATTTTCTTCATCACACCCTCCATTTTTTGCCCATGTATCAATATCAATCTCTGAAACTGTCCTCCTACTaccaccatcaccaccaccaccattctTGGCCGCGGCGGGGCCCTCTGGCTCCGCCACGACTGGAACATTTCTGCTGACCGGAAACCGGAACGAAAATGCCCTTCTTGAATTAGTATTACTATCATCTTTTTTACCCCTTAACCAAATCTTGGACACTGAAAAGCTCTCTCTTTTGCAACTTTTCCcttcttcaagaatcttgtttTCATTGTTGCTATTCATGTTGTGCATGAGATTATTTTCAGCAAATTTGAATGCTTCAAATCCATTGAATTCCCTTCTTGAATCACATCCACATTCAGACATAGCTTGTCTATGATTTGGCGTCTTGGTTGATTGCTTTTTTGATGGTGTTTTCCTAATAGGAACATGTAAAGCTGTTGTTTCATCTAATATATAAGCAAATGATCCCATTGAAAAACACCTTCTTGAATCAATATTATTGCTACTTCCTTCTTCATTATCATCACATTGATCTTGTGATGGATCCACATTCTTGAATTTGCCTAACTTCACTTGTACAACTTTTTCAATTTCCCCTTCTTTTGCTTGGATCTCATCACAAGATTTTGCCACCACAACATCAGACACATTAATGTTGTCTTCAAAATGGGAACTACTCAAACTCAATCTTGAAATTGAATTGTTCCTCCTTGATGAAAATCCCACAAACTCATGACTATTAGGAACAAGATTGTTTACATTTTCTCTTGAACTTTCACTACCAGATTCAAGAACAAACACAACAGGGGAACAACTATGATTGTTGTTTGATGATGAAGAGAAATCAGGCAAAAGACTAGCTCTACAAAGAGGACAAGTTGAATGAGACAAAAGCCAAGTGTCAATACAGTCCATATGAAAAGCATGACTACATTTTGGTAGCAATCTAAGTTTATCATCAGGCTCAAATTCACACAAACAAACAGCACAATCAAAAGGATCTTTAACACCAATGATGGATTTGTAATTGAATACAGGTAGTGTATCAATAAAAGATTGATCTACACCAGCATCATGAAGGTGAAAAAGTTGTTGTAATTGACCTTGAAGAGCTGTTACATTGTCTAAATCATCTGGATCTCTATTTGGTGGCCTTAATAGGAATCTAACAAGTAGGTGAAGTAAACCAGAAATGAAGAAGATAATTGCTAGAATTATGATGACAAGAAGTATACTTGGACTAACCTTGTTATTCAAATTAAAAggaccaccaccaccacccccacTAGAAGAATCAGGTATAGAAAGTGGTGTTAATAATGGTTCATTTGATGGAGAAAGAACACTactttcttgaattttaacaagTACCCAATTcatatcttcaagaaaactatAAGAAAAACTCACCAagattcaacttttttttttttttttttttggcttatgaCTACAAGAAATGAACAAAAAGTGAAATCTTTCAGAGGTTTTCAAGATTGATGAAAATGTGAAAGAACACTACTTTCATGAATTTTAACAGGACCCCAAAtcatattttcttgaaaataacaaAAAAGACTCATCAAGATTCAATTTTTTTGGCATTTGACAATAGGAAATGAACAACAGAATGGAAAACAGACTCAAAAGTTCCAGTCTTTCAGTAACAAAATGGATGAAAATGTGAAAGAACACTACTTTCATGGATTTTAACAAGACCCCAATTCATATTTTATTGAAAACTACAAGAAAAACTCACCaagcttcaattttttttggcTTTTGACAATAAGAAATGAACATAGAGGCAAAAAAGATGGAGTCTTTCAGtgataaaattgatgaaaatGTGAGAGATGTAAGCAAATGGGGTTATGATAAAGACTCTGAAAAAGAGAGCATTTAATGAATTTTACTAGAAAAAGGAACCTGTAAGGTCAAATTTACTGAAAGGAAAGTTTGAGAATAGCTAGTTGAGAGATGTAAATGAGATGCATACAAAAGATTgagattataaaaaaaaaaaaaaaaaaaaaaaattagacaatTAAGTTCTTTGATGAGAGACATTATTGTTGATGATCTAAGCTTTGATCTGTAAGATATAAATAAATGAGAGCCATTTCTCTTTCATGATTCATCTGATTgataaaataatactccctccggataaaaaaaaaagtgttcaaTTAGCTTTTTTTCTTGAGtaaaaaaaagtgttcacttattAAATCAGGAAAACAATTAATTTTATCTTTTCAGATTTGTctttattaagtgttatgtgacaaatctcaatacttatttaattaggagtaatttagttaatttatatttttttcttagAGTGAGTAATTTCTTAAGGGATGTGCTAATGGCttagtgaactcttttttttttttttttatccggagagagtattaaattttgttttattaaaaaaatgtgATTAGGGGCAGGTGATTTATTTATGATCTGTCACCAAATGCAGGGCTTCTTTTGGTTGACTTTGGAGAAAACCATAGCAGCAACACCAATGTACATTTAAGTCTCTCAATtagcaataataattaaaaataaagaaacgaagCAGTGTTTTTTAGCAGTAAATAAATAATTGAATTTTTACTGTGAATCCAAATGGTCCTTTTCCCACTAAGTTTCTTGAATTTCATTGTGTCTACATTACTTTACTACATTAATTTTTGTTTTCCTAAGACAAACTTAACCACTATTTAGTGGTACTACATCACCTTTATTATGAAGCGGTTTACTCTCAAATTAGAATGCATTCTGAAACGCATTTGAATTAGTCGGAATCCGTTGTGACTATCGAACATTAAataggaaataaaaaaaaaaagatattgaaTGGCGTTATATTATGTATGTGAAAAATACCACCAAGTTAAAAACATTTTAGTTCCAAAATGTCAAGAGAGATTCTTATAATCCTTTAACTTTAATTATGCTTAAGCTGTCCACTTATCATCATAATTTAGCTTAGTTAAAAACATGTCAAAAGAGATTCTTATAATCCTTTGAtattaattatgccttaagttgTCCACTTATCATCATAATCTAGCTTTCTAACCTTATTAAATAAAATAGAGTAACATAAAATCTCTAATTTTGTCGAAATACGAAAAAACACATGTCATTTTGAAGTAAAAGATAAATATTCATATTCCTCTAAATTTATTACTTtagaaaatgtaaaaaaaaaaaaaggttaatcgGCAAATGATTTGCTATGATTATTTCAGTGAGAGTTGTTTTCAGTTCTATAATTTCGTTTCTTTCAATTAAATTGTCATTCCAAGTAAAGGTTAAGAAGTAAAATGGTCCTTTTAAATAGCAACATCAATTTGAAGTTACTACTTTTGGAGATTAATCttaacaaattttaaaaaaatattatttatatatgattaaaaatattatatatatatatatatatatatatatatatatatatatatatatatatatatattaaatgttGAACTCCTTTTGACTTTTTCgtatatttatgtttttatattttgaatcattTATTGAAAATTCTGGCTCACCGATAGGAGGGGACCATAATTTACCATTTTTATGTGTTTtgtattttttcatcattttGTGTCCCTAActttttaccctttctgatcacATTCTGCTTCCAGACCTTCTATTCCATTTCTATATTTGAGTTCATGAAAGTCACTTTGTGCGTAAAGACAAAACAAAAAGCAAGAAAACAAAGTCTGAAAGTCAAACAATCTTGTACTTATTTGGAACTATTAagatttctctctttttttttaaatgtttggGAGAATAGCAATTTCGGTCCCTCAACTATTAGTAAATTTTGGTTTAGGTCCTTCTGTATGATTCAATATATTTAgcctttgattaattaaaatgtGTATTTTTTGGTCCCTTTTGGTAAAAAATATGTTGTATTTGGACTACTTTTAGAAGTATATTTCTCTCAAATGTTATTGAGTAACAAATTTAGAGGCAGAACCAGAATTTAAAGTTTATAAATTTTCACAGCAACCTCAAGTTTAACATAAGAAAATAATTGGGTTCTCAGACTTTAGATAAAAGTTTTTGAGTTCTCGTGAACCCACATGTCATACTGTGGATCCGCCCTGGTAACAATACAAGTTTAACGTAAAAGAGAGTATTAAACAGTGGCTTAAGGTATCAAAAGTgtccattttagaaaatcaaagGTTAAATGTATTTAATCAGATATCACAAGACCTAAAATTAGAATTACTAATAATTGAGGTACCAAAAAAGCTATTAGcccttttttatattttatttttgtgaGATGAGAAATGGAAAGAAGTGGTAGTCAATGCAGGCTTCACTGGATCCCAAATAGTGTAGGAAGTGATAAAAGTAGGAAAATAAAAGGCTCAAAAGtatattattaaaaagaaaaattgacTAATGTGTCTTCATTTTCACCTTTTTCATGACTTTTTTTACTTATTATTATTTATCATGGCTTTGTTTCTTATCTTTTTGTGCCGTTTAAAGTGCAGTCAGCTATGGAACTAAATTAGCTTACATATAACACGGATCTTCTACTTTTATGTTCCCTAGTTTATAGTGATGCTGGTGGTAATCAAATCTTTTATATGGTTTTGTTCTGGTATAGTCATAAAAAGGAAACTAATGGACTTATAATTGTGCAATTATCGCTTGTATCATTAATCTATGTATATATTATACTTCATTAGATTCGACTATTAGTTATTTTGGCAATCTGAATTTGTTCATATATttggtgtttttttaaaaagaaacaaagatattttttttttaaattgtccaTGCTAATATAATAATAGAGCGTTAAGTAAATGAGACGTTTGAGGATAAATAAATGATAATAAAGGCAAATAAGCGGTGTGCAAAACCCTTCGAAGACAGATGACATAGATCAAACGTAGTAGCATTTTTGTTGACGTCATTGGTTTCTGATTATTCAAGTAATTATTTCTTAGTTTCGATTAATACATCGTGAAAATAAATGTTACCAATAAAATCATGTAATATTACATTTTTAGGAATTTTGAAGTAACACCCATGTTCTTTTTTGCTTCAATAATAATCACCTTCTATAAATTTTAAGTTGATTAGTCTACTGTTTAAACACATTATTACACACTATAGCACTACGTAGTACGTAATCGTAGGAAATGATACCACAGAAAGTAAGACAAAAAGTTGCTGATGGCAGCAGGAAGTTgccaaaaactttttttttttaagtataaaTTAATAGTGTTATTTTTAAAGTCAAAAAAGGCAGCAAAAAATAGGATTAGTTAGCTCAAGGTAGAAACTTTTTTATTTCAATCACATAGAGATTGATAATTTaccttttatttattatttctttgtGGGATTCAATGTTCTTGAGAAGTATATTATGATAACTTAAATAACGAAAAGacaatttgttttttctttcaattatttgacAATGTCATGGAAAGTAGAAGAAATGTAAAATTAACTTTCTTGCTTTCTGTGTTTAACATGAATTTTCGTAGCCCTCGATCGTAGTATACGGCAAGGATTTTTATTATCCCAATTTTGTCGAAAAGTTGCATCTAATCCAAGATTAGACCAAGTTCACTCTAAAATGTAAAGGCTATTATGTTTATTAATTAAGAGCATTTATTATTTTGTGATAAAAGAAACTTTACAAAGTGTTTTTAGCTGGTTATACCAAAATAACCGCGATACATAGTCAATTATCGTTATTTATAGGTTTCTAAAGTGGAACTTTTCTGCATGAATTCGGACTAATAAAGCTTATGATTCGAGCCCTGCAAATAATGTCATCTTTGGTGGAGCATATTTTAACCCTGAAGTGAGCTTTTTCAGCATGAATATGTGTTAATCCAATCCAAAATGGATATTTGTCATTGCATGGAATTTCTTTTTGAAAAATGGGATATCGCAAAGCAGTAATAATTAGTTCTCTGTCTTTTCGGATTACTCTATCTAGGGTCTAAAGTAAACCGATAAAtcgcaccaaatcgataaaccGAGAAAAAAATTTCACTAGTGATTtagtttgacttgatttggtgttggaaaaaaaaacctgaccataattggtttagtttggttttagcttaaaaaagtcaaaccgaatcaaaccaacccgacattacatgtattcaatttttaaaatattttatacataaaaatatttatttgtaatgtaatttataaatatttcttaatttttttcatagtttttcatctattatcatattattcaagcttgaacttaggattttgaatgtgaataagttttatatcctatggatgttagtaacttaTATAAAGTCCAAACTAAAATCAaatcaacactaatactaacaaaagaatttCAATTTACCCATATAAataacaataatgttggatatctattatttagttttgcataattggtttagagagtgaaaatacagaacttaagttttttttttcttgtcatgtaattaatacttattagccgtacttattttagcatgacttagtatttttagattatgatcattttctttatgacttattaattagcaatatttattttaaccgattttattatcttttgttgaatattttaatacaatgtcatcactcttctcacattttgtgttattttcttatgaaacaccttaattacatagttgtatcttactaggactaaagaaatatttgacgtaaaagttatatgttttgtatcaatattattccgaaaaaaaaaaccgaataacccgaaaAAACCCGAGGTTGGAAaatccgaattttattggtttggtttggtgtataaatttaaaaacccgacacaattggtttgatttggtgtttaagaaatccgaaccaacccggtccatgtacacccttaACTCTATCTACTATTTTATTTTTGTCCGTCGAAAGATATTGTTTCATTTCTATATTTAAATACCATCTAGGTTAAAAGTCATTTATTTTTCTAATTCTTGTTCAATCAGATATTATATCTACATGTACAAAGAATTAAAGAAAGTGTAACAACAGAATTCACTAATAATATTATTTGCTTTGAGTCTTAATCTGCACAACTTTAGAACGTGTCATCAGGGGGCTAACATTTGTTTCTTTATAAATATCCGGTATCTCTTCCATTTATCGACGAGGACTGTCTAAGATGTGACATACACTTTCTAAGAGAACCAACGTCCTAGCTTCCTGAGGTTTGCCCCATAATCGCCCAAATTTACACGCTGAATAACTTGGATATCATGTGTAATAATCCAACTCACTAAAAATATTCCACTTTGGATCTAAACTCTTACGACTTTAAAATATGTCCCTAAAATTTAACATTTATTATTTGCTTATATACTCAATTTCGATCTCTCACATATTTTACCGATATCAAATTTGCCTAATTAAAACGTTACGTGAAGCACCTAACGCCGCcattattaatttttttcctCTTGTACTCATTTTTTTTTAAGGACTCATTAATGATTACTTGTTATAATGGTGAATCGTATTTTTGACCTTAAATATTACTAGTTTTATATTCATTGTTCCTACTGACCATTACTTGAAATGTTATCTACATGTTTCTGTAGTCCTTTTACTCGTCTCATAAATGTTTGCAATAAATCAAATGATCGAAGTATTAAATTACTTGTTCGAACTCCATGTTTATACGTATTAAATTAAGTAAATTGACCTTAACATGAGTTAAAAATTAAAACGAAAATACATATTACTTGACCGTGATTAAAATGATAAATGTGTATTTTAAAAACACATATCTATTAATTCGATTTAAACATTGGCACTATTGAAGAAATTGAAATTTCCGATAAATGTTTTTGACGGATTCGATCAAAAATTTGTTAAAAACGTCATCGATGGGGCAAATTTGACGAACTTTTTATCAAGCTAACGTCGATCGAAAATTCCGTTTTTTAACATACTGGATACAGATAATTTTTTGCCCATTAAATAGAACAGGCTAAGGATGGTagtctttattttttcttttgtggcttgttgtggggtgggggggggggggggtagattGAAATAAGGTGTTATTGAACGTTAGCTATAATTGTGGCATGTGAACCCTAACTATGTGGTCCGATCGAGTTGGCTCCATCAGAATTTATAGTTTACAGCTAGCTACAATTCAGTCTAATTAATTTTCTACAAGGTACAATCTTGAAATTTATGTTGGTGGACAGTGACCGCTTTTTAGTAGTGACTCAATCCACCTTATCTATATGAAAAATGAATAGAAATAAGAAAAATACCATAATTTAAAGGGGTGAATTATAATGAATCAGAATGTTACACAAATCACATTATAAATTTATATCACAAGAACCTCCCTTATCATGGGCTTCCGTATCATGTAGGTCTGCATTAGATAAATAATGGACTCAATAATTCAACAAAGAAtttaataagtcatatatattgATAGTAACGATttttataagaccttgttagtaAGTTACAACTAATTAATATTTATCAacaaaaaatacttgtaataaccTGATAACAAAGCTAGTTGTATAAATATGTATCGTTTCTGTATTATCAGTGTGTATAACTAACTAAACTcataaattaaaacaaaaaattgTGAAATATTTTGTTTTAAAAGGATGAATTAAGGTAGCGCTGATGAGAGAAATGACAAAATGATCCCTTTGTTTGAGGATAAGTTCAAAATGATCACTTGAAGATATTCTGAGATGGTCTTTAAAGTTTGTCAAAAGTGAACATCTTTTTTTTATCTTCGTTCAACTATTAACAAATTGTAGTTGTTAATTAGATCTCATGAGAATTGTggggaaaaaagaaagaaaaaaaaacacaatgAAAGTTTTGTTAAATCTCAGACATCGTAACACCAAAATTGCACGagacacaaaaaaaaatagatttaaaAAAGTAGCAAAAAGTGTACCTCAAAAAATTACATTATACTCCAGAAATAGACTGAAAACAAAAATTGCACCTCCAAACATATATTGATGTTAAACCTTTTTAATTTCTATCAATGTTTCAGTTAAATCTAACAAATTAGAATTTGTTTTTATATTTGACGAATATCAAAAGTGTTCATTTAATTTTGATAATTTAAAATATCAAAATTGTTACTATTATATTCAAAGGATCATTTTGAACTTACTTCTGTACATCTCTACATAAAAGACCAATTTAGTTATTTTCTAATCTTCTTGATCCATTTCATCATGAAGATGACAAAACACACAACATATGGAGGATTTCCGTGAACATTTAAAATTTTGTTTTTGTCCTCTCCTTTACTTTTGCTTGTTTTTTTCTACCAAACAACCTTCACTGATTTCTATATTTTGAAGATCCACATGTATCTCTAGCTTTAGGCCCTCAAGAATTTTAAAAACAACTTTGCCTATTTTATAATGAAggaaacaaatatatatatatatatatgttgtttaaatATTGTGAATCTTTGACAAGAAAATGTTCGTGGATGTGGCACAATGCTCAATATGAATAGAAGTCTCTATCCCTGATTTAAGCAGCTAGCCTATATATCTCACTGTCATATATATAGATTCTTATTTTTTTCAATTacctttctattttctttatttaccTTTTTTTCAATTTCTTTCATTCTCTCAATAGACTTTTCTGTTTCCTGTGTGATTTGGAGAATGAGAATGGTAACACAAGTGACAAAGACCACTACAAACACAGGATATTGCACCAGCAGTATCGATCTATAGTCATAATTCGACTTGTGCATTGGTTTAGGGCTGGGGTGGTGGAGCTTTATTTCTTGACTCAAATCGATTACGGCACCTGAAACACTCGAACTACATGTAGATAAGGTAGATGGGTGGTCGGATTAAATTTCGAAGTCAAAATAGGTCAAATTAATAAACAAGTCATGATTCAACCCACTCAAAACTTGCTTGAGTCAAAATGGACTAGATCATCTCGCTTCCTTTTTCATTTTACTTCTTTTTAACTAATGGGGATGGTAACTCAAGATCCATGATCTAACTCAGGATTTCATTAAAGCAATATTGACATATAATCACGATTCGACTTATACACTAGTTACAATTTGAGTGATAAGGTGATAGCTTTACTTCTTGATTCAGACTGATTTTTATTTCGTATTATTTTTCAAGTGGTGTTGACTTCATATGCACATGGTCTTTAataaaaatcatatatatatatatatatatatatatattattttagttATTTAAAATTTCTCGCAAAGTGATTCTAATAATACCACTTCATTGAAGGCTCAATATACCAAAGACCGGAAAGGTACAAGCAGTGTACTTTTTTttctaagaaaatatttttccttaCAAAATTTGGCATTTCATTATTATGATTTTTTTATATAAGATTATGAAGCTCTTTGTGATGGCATTGTCCCCTTCTTTAATTTTGAAGACAGCGTGACTCGATTTGTCACTATTGCCACAAATTAAAATTGATACTTGGCTACTTTTGggagagtccggagccaaaatgacatgTTTTTGGAGCTAATACCCCAAAATaggatgccttttttttttttttatatcaaaatgggcatttcgttggttatccaacgaaatacccgcAAGCAGCACTGTTCTGGTCCggtatttgttgcatttcgctacacttgtagcgaaatgtaacaaataatttttttttgtatttcgtttattaaaaaacgaaatatgattttttttttgtatttcgtttattaaaaaacgaaatatgattttttttttttgtatttcgtttattaaaaaacgaaatatgattttttttttttgtatttcgtttattaaaaacgaaatatgaatttttattttttttgtattttgtttattaaaaaaagaaatatgatttttattttatttcgttcatataaaaacgaaataggaaaatatatatttgtttttgtatttcgttggtatatgaacgaaataggataaaaaaaaatttgatttcgtttataaaaaaacgaaatatgaaaatatttttttatttcgtttatataaaaaggaaataggaatatatatatatatatatatatatatatatatatacatatattttttttttgtatttcatttatataccaatgaaataggataattttttttttttgtatttcatttatataaaaatgaaataggagaataatttattttttcgtttatataccaacgaaatgttttgttccatttcgCAGGTATATAACGAAAAACCCCTTTTTTGTTTTACTGTTTTTCTGCTCTCCATATCGCTagggttttaattttattttttttgttcagTTATGTTGGTTCAATCAGTTTCAGACGAGCATTGAATagttgtcaaaataatatcttttacatttcgtgacttaatttgcgaatttttttacttttctccGTTTATAAATATTGCCCTATCTTTAACTATGGTATATCCTTCGTCTTtcaaaggataaaaaaaaaattgaaagtcgAAGGATATACCATCGGTAAAGATAGGGCAATATTTATAAACGGAGAAAAGTAAAAAAATCGCAAATTAAGTCAcgaaatgtaaaagatattattttgacaactattcaatgctcgtctgaaatagattgaaccaacagaaatgaacaaaaaaataaaattaaaaccatagcgatatggagagcagaaaaacggtaaaaaaaagggtttttcgttatatacctgcgaaatggaacaaaacatttcgttggtatataaacggaaaaaaaattattctcctatttcgtttttatataaatgaaatacaaaaaaaaaaattatcctatttcattggtatataaatgaaatacaatatatatatatatatatatattcctatttcgtttttatataaacgaaataaaaaaaaatcatatttcatttttttataaacgaaattcaaaaaaaaaatatgctatttcgttcatataccaacgaaatacaaaaaaaaaatcctatttcgtttttacatgaacaaaataaaaaaaaatcatatttcgttttttaataaacgaaatacaaaaaaaaataaaaaattcatatttcgttttttaataaacaaaatacaaaaaaaaaaatcatatttcgttcaaataccaacgaaatgcaaaaaaagaaaaaaaaaattgttacatttcgcta
Coding sequences within it:
- the LOC132602870 gene encoding RING-H2 finger protein ATL13-like codes for the protein MNWVLVKIQESSVLSPSNEPLLTPLSIPDSSSGGGGGGPFNLNNKVSPSILLVIIILAIIFFISGLLHLLVRFLLRPPNRDPDDLDNVTALQGQLQQLFHLHDAGVDQSFIDTLPVFNYKSIIGVKDPFDCAVCLCEFEPDDKLRLLPKCSHAFHMDCIDTWLLSHSTCPLCRASLLPDFSSSSNNNHSCSPVVFVLESGSESSRENVNNLVPNSHEFVGFSSRRNNSISRLSLSSSHFEDNINVSDVVVAKSCDEIQAKEGEIEKVVQVKLGKFKNVDPSQDQCDDNEEGSSNNIDSRRCFSMGSFAYILDETTALHVPIRKTPSKKQSTKTPNHRQAMSECGCDSRREFNGFEAFKFAENNLMHNMNSNNENKILEEGKSCKRESFSVSKIWLRGKKDDSNTNSRRAFSFRFPVSRNVPVVAEPEGPAAAKNGGGGDGGSRRTVSEIDIDTWAKNGGCDEENQCCNTLECQPKTPSFARRTLLWLMGRQNKVVHSSFSSNL